Genomic window (Streptomyces sp. RerS4):
TGGGGGGCCTGCTGGGGGTAGCCGTAGCCGGGCTGGCCCTGCGGGGGCTGCTGGGGCTGCTGGCCGTAAGGGTTGTTCGGGTCGCCGAAGCTCATCTTGCGGTGTTCCTCCGTGGAAGTGCGGGGACGCACGGCACGCGCGGAGGAAATCACAGTCAAGCGGTCCGCCCCCCGGCACTGCCCGCGGCACTCTGTACCGGTGCATGGTGGTCCCCCGCGCGTTGGGTTGTCCAGCCGGTTGTCATGAGCCCGGTGACTTGTTGTGCAAGTGCAACCAACGGAGCCCCCTCGCGAGACGCTTGACTGGAACCCGAGCCACCACATCCGGGAGGATGGACACATGACCGCCCAGATTCTCGATGGCAAGGCCACCGCAGCCGCGATCAAGTCCGAACTGACCGTCCGAGTGGCGGCGCTGAAGGACCGGGGCATCACGCCCGGCCTCGGCACCCTGCTGGTCGGCGACGATCCGGGCAGCCGTTGGTACGTCAACGGCAAGCACAAGGACTGCGCGGAGGTCGGCATCGCCTCCATCCAGCGCGAACTGCCCGCCACGGCGTCCCAGGAGGACATCGAGGCGGTGGTGCACGAGCTGAACGACAACCCGGAGTGCACCGGCTACATCGTGCAACTTCCGCTGCCCAAGGGCATCGACACCAACCGCGTCCTGGAACTCATGGACCCCGCCAAGGACGCCGACGGCCTGCACCCCATGTCCCTCGGCCGGCTGGTGCTGAACGAGCAGGGGCCGCTGCCCTGTACCCCGTACGGCATCGTCGAACTGCTGCGCCACCACGGCGTCGAGATCAACGGCGCGCACGTGGTCGTCCTCGGCCGGGGCATCACCGTGGGCCGCTCCATCGGCCTGCTGCTGACCCGCAAGTCCGAGAACGCCACGGTGACGCTCTGCCACACCGGTACGCGCGACCTCTCCGGGCTGCTGCGCCAGGCCGACGTCATCGTCGCGGCGGCCGGCGTCCCCCACCTGGTCAAGCCCGAGGACGTGAAGCCGGGCGCGGCCGTGCTCGACGTCGGCGTCAGCCGCGACGAGAACGGCAAGATCGTCGGCGATGTGCACCCGGGGGTGGCCGCGGTGGCGGGCTGGCTCTCCCCGAACCCGGGCGGTGTCGGCCCGATGACCCGGGCGCAGCTTCTGGTGAACGTCGTCGAGGCGGCGGAGCGGATCACCAGTGCGGGCTGAGCCGGACACCGGGAACGGCGCGGAGCCGGGCGAGACGGTGAACGGCAGCCGCCCCCCGGCGCGGGCGGACGGAGCGGACGCGGACACCCCGCCGGCCGCCCCGTCGGGGGCCTCCGCGCCCGCCGCCCGCGCTTCCCGCCGCTTCCCCTCCGTCACGCACGACACCGCCCGCCCCGAGGGCAGCGGCCGGGCCATCCCCGGCGCCGTGTCCGCGCCGGCCCGGCAGTGGCCGATGCTCAGCGTCCTCGCCGCCACGGCCGCGGGGCTGCTGTCCACGGCGTTCGGGCATCCGCGCGTCGGCTGCCTGATCATCGGGGTCGCGCTGATCGCCGCCGCCGTGATGCGCCGCTTGCTGCCGTCCGTGGGGATGCTCGCGGTGCGCTCCCGGTTCACCGACATGATCACGTACGGGGTGCTGGGCGTGGCCATCACCCTGCTCGCCCTGGTCATGGAGCCCAAGCCGTTGCTGAACATCCCGTTCCTGGAGTCGGCGGTCCGTTTCACCGTCAGGTGATTCGCCCGCGTCCTCGCGTACACCCGTCCGGCGGCGCCGACACGCCCACAACCAGGGGAAAACGCCCGCCGGACCTTCGAACTCCCGGCCCGTGTGCCTCGCACCACACGGACCGGGGGATCGGGGCGGTCGAAGGTCGGATAGCCTGACGCCGGATGTCTCTTCACGTCAAGATTCACAGCGAAGCGGCGTCCGCACATGGGGCGGGGACGCCCCACCGCCAGCTGTCTAACGGAGAAGGCCATGACCCGCACTCCCGTGAATGTCACCGTGACCGGCGCCGCCGGCCAGATCGGTTACGCGCTGCTCTTCCGCATCGCGTCCGGCCACCTGCTCGGCGCGGACGTGCCGGTCAAGCTCCGCCTCCTGGAGATCCCCCAGGGCATGAAGGCCGCCGAGGGCACGGCCATGGAGCTCGACGACTGCGCCTTCCCGCTCCTCAAGGGCATCGACATCTTCGACGACCCGAACCAGGGCTTCGACGGCGCCAACGTCGCGCTGCTCGTGGGCGCCCGCCCGCGCACCAAGGGCATGGAGCGCGGTGACCTGCTCTCCGCCAACGGCGGCATCTTCAAGCCGCAGGGCGCCGCGATCAACGCGCACGCCGCGGACGACATCAAGGTCCTGGTCGTGGGCAACCCGGCCAACACCAACGCGCTCATCGCGCAGGCCGCCGCTCCGGACGTACCGGCCGAGCGCTTCACCGCGATGACCCGCCTGGACCACAACCGCGCGATCTCGCAGCTGGCGCAGAAGACCGGCGCCGCCGTCTCCGACATCAAGCGCCTCACCATCTGGGGCAACCACTCGGCGACCCAGTACCCGGACATCTTCCACGCGGAGATCGCCGGCAAGAACGCCGCCGAGGTCGTCAACGACGAGGTGTGGCTCGCCGACACCTTCATCCCGACCGTCGCCAAGCGCGGCGCCGCGATCATCGAGGCCCGTGGCGCGTCCTCGGCCGCCTCGGCCGCCAACGCCGCCATCGACCACGTCCACACGTGGGTCAACGGCACCGCCGCCGGCGACTGGACCTCGATGGGCATCCCGTCGGACGGCTCCTACGGCGTCCCGGAGGGCCTCATCTCCTCCTTCCCCGTCACCTGCGTCGACGGCAAGTACGAGATCGTCCAGGGCCTGGACATCAACGAGTTCTCCCGGACCCGCATCGACGCGTCCGTGGCGGAGCTCGTCGAGGAGCGCGACGCGGTGCGCGAGCTCGGCCTGATCTGATCACCCGATCCGGCGACCTGATCCGTACACGTGATCAGATCGCCGGATCACCGTGAACACCCTTGCGCCCCGATCAAACCCGATCGGGGCGCTTTGGCGTGAATGGGGCTGCCCCATGGCGCGGTACCTACATAAGGTCGGCCGGTGACCGAGCCCCTGATCCCCCCTCAGTTACCGGGTCCAGACGCCGCCGACGATCTCCGCGACGGGCGGCCTCCCGTCGAACCGGAGAAGTCCGAGGCCGGGCGCCTGCTGTGCTCCGGCACCTACCTCGACGCCGACTACCGCGACAGCGTCATCGACGAACTGTTCGTCCACGAGGAGAGGATCGCCGCTCCCTCCTACGGGTTCGACGCCACCCGCGTCCTCGCCCACGCCCTGCGCGCCCGCCGCGTCGAACTCGGCTGGGCCGCCGGGGTCCTCGGAGCCTGGTTCGTCGCCTCCGTCCTGACCGGCGGCGTACTCGCCCTGCTCATCGTGCCGTTCCTGCTGCTCGGCTTCGCCCGCTGGCTGAGGAGGAAGTGGGGCGCGAACCCGCTGGTGCGGTTCGCGACCCTGGCGGTGCGGATCTACGCGTGGTGGGTGGTGGTCCTGCTCGTCCTCCTGTTCTGGAAGCTCGCCACCGGCACGCTGGAGGAACTGGGGGAGGGGCTGGGCACGTTCCTGTCCTCCGTCCTGCCCGACCAGGTGACCGGCGGCAGCGGCCGTGGCAGCGGCTCCGGCGCGTACCCCTACCCCGGCTATCCCGACTCCTCGGGCTCCTCGGGCTCCTCCTGGTCCTCGTCCGGTTCCGACGAGGACAATCCCCCGTGGTGGGTCCTGCCCCTCTTCGTCGGCGCCTTCGCCGGCGTCGTCGCCGTCGTCGGGGGCCGGCGTTGGCACACCACCCGCATCATCGCGCGCGACCTCGAACCGACCCGCTACGCCGCCGACCGGGCCGAGGACCCCGCCGAGAAGCTCCAGAGCGTCCGGCTCGACCGGATCCGCGAGCGCGTCCGCGGGGAACAGCACTCCCCGCTGATCATGTACAACATCAACAGCCCGTTCACCGGAGCGGGTGATCCCTACCGGCCCTGGCACCTGTCCGTCGAACTGCGCCCGCGCGAGGACCTCGGCCCCGACCGCAAGCCGCGGCCCCTCACCAACGCCGACATCGTGCGGCGCGTCGTACCCCTCCTGGAGGCGCTGCGCGTCCCGTCCCCGCACGGCTCCCCGGAGGCGGAGGCCGCCGTACAGGACCGGCTGCGCGAGTTGGTCGTCGACGAGTGCGTCTTCCTGCCCGCCGGGGGACTCCCGCACCGGGACCTCGCGCCGCTGTCGGCGGAGCGGTACGAGGAACAACGTGCGGGCGCCATCGAGGAGGGCGGCGAACGGCGCCGCCATTTCCTGCGGGTGCGCGTCGGCGGCTGGGAGGAGAACCTCGTCGTCACCGTCTTCGTACGCGTCCACACCCAGGGCCGCATGATGATGCTGGAAGTGGCCCCGCACCTGCTGCTGCCCGTACGGGTCGACTTCCACAACGCCGACGCGGACGCCCAGCGGTACAGGAACAACAACTGGCTCGGCACGGCGGCCGAGGCGCTCGTCGCCACCACCTCCTCGATCGGGTCCTCCCTGCTCACCCTGGGCCGGGGCGTCAACAGTTGGTGGCGGATCGCCATCGGCGGCCACGGCGGCGCCCGACCCGAGGGGCCGGGCCTGTCGGTACGGGAGCTCGCGGCCGAGGACAACGGCTCGCTGTTCCACCTCATGGACATCGACCGGTACCTGAAAACCATTCAGGACCGGGTGGTCGGCGGCGTTACCGTCGCCCTGCACGAAGCGGGCTGGCACACCGAGGAGTTCGCCCAGCGCGCCGTGACCGTCGCCGAGGGCGGCGTCTTCATCCAGTCGGTGAACGGCAGCGCCTTCAGCGTCGGCGGCACCGGCCACCACAACACCGTCGGAGACGGCGGTACGGGCAGCAAGGGGAGCAAGGGTGGCAAGTAACGAGCAGGACCCCGCGGTGCGGTTCGGCGACGTCAGCATCAGCGCCTTCAGCATCGGCGGCAGCGGCAACACCAACACCGTCCACCACGGTGACAGCGGCGCCGACCGGCGGCCGCCCAGCGCCGAGGAGCTGCTGGAGGCGGTCCGCGACCTGCGCGCCGCCCTCGCGCGACTGCCCCGCAGCCCCGAACGCCGGGACCTCGACGCCGAACTGGACGAGGCCGCCGCGGAGTTGGAGGAAACGGCGGAGATCCGTACGGGTCTGCCCGCCCGGTTGCGCGCGGCGCTGGTGCGGTGGGCCCCGCTGGTGGAGTCGGTCGCGGCGGCCACCGCCCTGGGCGGGCTGCTGACCTCGCTGGGGGGCTGAGCGGTGGCTCCGTCCGAGGGCGGCGGTGTCCGCTGGAATCCCGGATCACAGCGGTGGGAGTGGGGGCCGGCGGCGCCGGGGAACCCCGCGCCGCCGCTTCCGCCCATGCCGCCGTCCCCGCCTCCGCCTCCGCCGCCCCCTCCGCCGCCGCCCGGCCCGTACGGGCCCGGCGGGCCCGCCGGCGGTGGCTCGTCGTGGCGGACGCCGGTGCTCGTGGGCGTCGTGGCGGCCGTCGTGGCCGGGGGAGCGGTGGCCGCGTGGATGCTGCTCGGCGACCGGGACGGACGGGACGGGGACGCCCGTCCGCCCGCGAGCCCCTCGGCCGGCCCGGTGTCCCCGCCCGGCCCGGACGCGAGCCCCGACGTCTCGGAGTCCCCGACGCCGACCCCGAGCCCGACCGCGAGCGCCTCGGCGAGCGGCACCGGCACGCCCGGCTACACCGTGGTGCGTGACGCGTACGGCTTCTCGGTCGCCGTTCCCGCCGGGTGGCGGTCCAGCGACGACGAGACGGGCAACGGGGCCTTCTACCGGCCGCCCGGCGACCGCCGCGCGCTGCTCCAGATCTTCCGGGTCACGGAGTCCTCCGCGACCGGCTCGTGCGAGCTGCTGCGGCTGTCCTCGGAGCGGCTGCGCGACGGTACGCCGCAGTACCGGGAGGTCTCCGTCGACCCGGTCGCCGGGAGCGCCTGCGAGCTGGTCTACGAGTACGACAGCGCGGAGTCCCAGGGCCGCCGCCGGGGCATCGAGCGGATCATCACCCTGCCCGACGGCAAGCGCTGGGCCCTGCTGGCGGCCGGGCCGGTCGGCGACAGCGCCACGACCCGCGCGCACCTCACGGCGGCGCTGGACTCCTTCCACCCGGAGTGACTCAGATCTTGTACATCCCCGGGGTGTAGTGCCCCGGGGTCATCCGGGTGGTGACGGCGAAGCGGTTCCAGACGTTGATCGTCGCGATCAGGGCGATCAGCTGGGCCAGTTCGGCGTCCTCGAAGTGGGCGGCGGCCTCGGCGTAGACCGCGTCGGGCACGAAACCGTCCGTGAGGACGGTGACGGCCTCGGTCAGCGCGAGCGCCGCCAGCTCCTTCTCCGTGTAGAAGTGCCGCGACTCCTCCCAGGCGCCGAGCTGGACGATCCGCTCGACGCTCTCGCCGGCCGCGATGGCGTCCTTGGCGTGCATGTCCAGGCAGTACGCGCAGTGGTTGATCTGCGAGGCGCGGATCTTGACGAGCTCGACCAGGGCCGGGTCCAGCCCCTTCCTGGCGGCGATCTCCAGGCCGATCACGGCCTTGTAGACCTCGGGGGCCAGCTGGGACATCTGCATGCGGGGGGCGTGTTCCGAGGCGAGGGGGTCGGCGGCGAGCGGGGCGGGGGAGGGGGTGGCGGTGGTGGTGGCGCTGTGCGTGTGGTTGCTCATGTCTCCACCGTAGGGAGCGGGCGGCCCGCCTGTATGGTCCATATCCATGACAGGATCTTGGGCCACTTTCGGCGCCGACCTGCACCTCGACCTCGCGGCGCGGGCCGGCGCGCGCGGTCTGCGGGCCGCGCTCACCGAGGCCCTGCGGGAGGCCGCGCGCGGCGGGCGGCTGGCGCCCGGCACGCGCCTGCCGTCCTCCCGCTCCTCGCCGTCGACCTGGGCATCGCCCGCAACACCGTCGCGGAGGCCTACGCCGAACTCGTCGCCGAGGGCTGGCTGACGGCCCGGCAGGGCTCCGGCACGCGGGTCGCCGCCCGCGCCCGGCCCCGTCGCCCGCCGGTGGCGGCGGGCGCCGCCGTACGGGCGCGGCGGGCGCGGCGCGGGCCCGCGTACAGCCTGGTCCCCGGCTCCCCGGACCTGAGCGGCTTCCCGCGCGCGGCCTGGCTCCGGGCCGCCCGTCGGGCGCTGACCGTCGCCCCGGACGCGGCGTTCGGCTACGCCCTGGACGTACGGGGTCGGGTGGAGCTGCGCGAGGCGCTGGCCGGGTACCTGGCGCGGGCGCGCGGGGTGTACGCGGACCCGGACCGGATCGTGGTGTGCTCCGGCTTCACGCACGGGCTGACGCTGCTGGGCCGGGTGTTGCGGGAGCGGCGGGTGCGGGAGGTGGCGGTGGAGGGGTACGGCCTCGACATCCACCGGGACCTGCTGGCCGGGGCCGGGCTGCGGACCCGTCCGCTGTGGCTGGACGAGGCCGGGGCCCGCACCACCGACCTCGCGGGGCTGGGGCCCCGGGTGGGTGCGGTGCTGCTGACGCCCGCGCACCAGTTCCCGACCGGGGTGGCCCTGACGCCGGCGCGGCGGGCGGCGGTCGTGGACTGGGCGCGGAGCACGGACGCGCTGATCCTGGAGGACGACTACGACGGGGAGTTCCGTTACGACCGCCAACCCGTCGGCGCCCTCCAGGGCCTGGACCCCGACCGGGTGGTGTACCTCGGCACGGCGAGCAAGTCCTTGTCGCCGGCGCTGCGGCTGGGCTGGATGGTGCTGCCGCCGGACCTGGTGGAGCCGGTGACGGCGGCGAAGGGCCCCGTCGACCGGGTGTCGAGCACCCTCGACCAGCTGACCCTGGCGGAGTTCATCACGTCGGGGGCCTACGACCGCCACGTGCGCGGGATGCGGCTGCGCTACCGGCGCCGCCGCGACGCGTTGGCGGCGGCCCTGGCCGGGCGCGTCCCGGTCTCCGGCATCGCGGCGGGGCTGCACGCGGTGCTGGACCTCCCGCCGGACACGGAGCGCGAGGTGGTCCGGGCGGCGGCCGCCTGGCAGGACCTGCTCCTGGAGGGCCTCGCCCGCTTCCGCCACCCGGACTGCCCGATGCCCGCCCGCGACGCCCTGGTCGTCGGCTACGGCACACCCTCCCCCAGCGCCTGGACCCCCACCCTGGCCGCCCTCACGGCAGCCCTCCCCTGACGGCGAACCCCTGCCGGGCCGCACCCGGCGCGCAAACCAACCCAATCGGCACGGATCGGCTCCGGAGGTCACCGCCGCCCACCCGGCCGTGACAAGGGTGTGACGGCGGCCGGATTCCAAACCCCCTCACCCCCGCTCTACTCTGTCGAGAGCACGCCACCCAGGGGGAGCGAATCCAGCCATGAACACGAGTACCACCACCCGACGCCGTATGCGCTCCGGCGCGGTCGCCCTCGGCGGCATGGGCCTGCTCGCCGCGACCCTCGTCGCGTGCGGCAGCAGCGACGAGCCCGACAAGCGGTGCGCCTCCCGCTCCTCCCTGGACCACCTGAACAAGAAGGAGTGCAAGAGCGGCGGCCGCGGCTCGTACTACTACGGCGGCAGCGTCGTGAACGGCAAGGTCACCGGCGGCAGCTTCGACAAGTCCGCCGTCACCCGCGGCGGCATCGGCGGCCACTCCTCCTCCGGTTCCTCCGGCGGCTGAGCGCACACCCATGAAGCGGCACACCATCGAACCCCGCCCCGACTGGCAGAAGACCGTCGAGGAGCAGGGGCTGATCTACCCCCTGACGCGCTACCCCGACGACTCGCTGCGCCCCTACTGGGACGAGAGCGCGTACTACGCCTTCACCCTCCCCGAGGTGGAGGCGCTGGAGAACGTCGTCGAGGAACTGCACGCCATGTGCCTGGCCGCGGCCGCCCACATCGTCGAGCACGACCGCTTCGCCGACCTCGGCATCACCGATGGGCGACTCGCCGAGCGGATCGCCGAGTCCTGGCGCCGCCGCGCCGAACAGCCCTCCCTCTACGGCCGCTTCGACCTGCGCTACGACGGCTCCGGCAGCCCCGCCAAGATGCTGGAGTACAACGCCGACACGCCCACCTCCCTCGTGGAGGCGGCGAGCCCGCAGTGGTTCTGGATGGAGGAGCGCTTCCCCGGCGCCGACCAGTGGAACTCCCTGCACGAACGGCTCGTCGACGCCTGGCGCCGACAGGCCGAGCTGCTGCCCCCGGGCCCGGTGCACTTCGCGCACTCCGAGACCGACGAGCTCGGCGAGGACCTGATGACGGTCGCCTACCTCCAGGAGACCGCCGAACAGGCCGGGCTGGACACGCACGCCCTGTCCGTGGAGACCATCGGCTGGGACAGCCTCTCGGGCCGCTTCGTGGACGAGAAGCTCCGCTTCATCCGCGCCTGCTTCAAGCTCTACCCCTGGGAGTGGCTGGCGACCGACCAGTTCGGCCCCCAGGTCCTCGGCACCTACGACCACGGCGGCGGCTCCGGCACCACCGCCTGGATCGAGCCGCTGTGGAAGATGCTGCTCGCCAACAAGGCGCTGCTCGCGATCCTCTGGGAGCTCTTCCCCGATCATCCGAACCTGCTGCCCGCCTACCTCGACGGCCCGCGCGAGCTCGCCGAGCCGGGGGGCCCCGGCTACGCGGCCAAGCCGCTGCTGGGCCGCGAGGGCGCCGGGGTCACCCTCCACGAGGCGGGCGAGGGCGGGGAGCCGTTCGTCCCGGTCGAGGGGGAGACGTACGTCTTCCAGGCGCTCGCCCCGCTGCCCGACTTCGACGGCAACCGCGTGGTGCTCGGGGCGTGGGTGGTCGAGGAGGAGGCGGCCGGCCTCGGCATCCGGGAATCGGCCGGCCCGATCACGGACGAGTACGCCCGCTTCCTGCCGCACGTCATCCTCTGAACGTCGTCCTCGTCGTCCTCTGAACGGTCGGGTCCCGCACCGAACGGCACGGGACCCGACCGGCCTCAGCCGGCGGCGAGGACCGAGCGCAGTTGCTCCAGCCCCCAGTCCAGGTCCTCCTTGCTGATGACCAGCGGCGGTGCGATGCGGATCGTGGATCCGTGGGTGTCCTTCACCAACACGCCCAGCTCCATCAGCTTCTCGGAGATCTCCCGGCCCGTGCCGTGCGACGGTTCGATGTCCACGCCCGCCCACAGCCCCCGGCCGCGTACGGCGGTCACGGCGCCGCCGCCGACGAGCAGGTTCAGCTCCCGGTGCAGGTGGTCGCCGAGCTCGGCGGCGCGCTGCTGGTACTCGCCGGTGCGCAGCATCGCGATCACCTCCAGGGCGACGGCGCAGGCCAGCGGGTTCCCGCCGAAGGTGGAGCCGTGTTCGCCGGGCCGGAACACGCCGAGCACGTCGCGGTCGGCGACCACGGCGGAGACGGGCACGACCCCGCCGCCGAGGGCCTTGCCGAGGATGTACACGTCGGGGACGACGCCCTCGTGCTCGCAGGCGAAGGTCCTGCCGGTGCGGCCGAGGCCCGACTGGATCTCGTCGGCCATGAACAACACGTTCCGCTCGCGCGTCAGTTCCCGTACGCCGGCCAGGTACCCGGCGGGCGGTACGAGGACCCCCGCCTCGCCCTGGATCGGCTCCAGCATCACGGCGACCGTGTTCGGGGTGACGGCGTGCGCGAGCGCGGTGAGGTCGCCGTAGGGGACGATCTCGAAGCCGGGGGTGTAGGGCCCGTAGTGGTCGCGCGCCTCGTGGTCCGTCGAGAAGGACACGATGGTGGTGGTCCGGCCGTGGAAGTTGTCGGCGGCGACCACGATCTTGGCGTGTCCGTCCGGGACGCCCTTGACCTTGTAGCCCCACTTGCGGGCCGTCTTGATCGCCGTCTCCACCGCCTCGGCGCCCGTGTTCATGGGCAGCACGGCCTCCTTGCCGCACAGCGCGGCCAGTTCGGCGCAGAAGTCGGCGAACCGGTCGTGGTGGAAGGCGCGCGAGGTGAGGGTGACCCGCTCCAGTTGGGCGTGGGCGGCGTCGATCAGCCGACGGTTGCCGTGGCCGAAGTTGAGCGCCGAGTACCCGGCGAGCATGTCGAGGTAGCGGCGGCCCTCCACGTCGGTCATCCACGCGCCCTCGGCCGACGTGACGACGATGGGCAGGGGATGGTAGTTGTGCGCGCTGTGCGCGTCGGCGGAGCGGATGGCATCAGCAGTTCTCGACACGGGGTCTCCGATCGTCCGTCTGGCCTGGCCGGTGACGTGGGTGGCGTCCTTTCTATCGTCGCTCGGATCGTGGGCGGAGAAACCTCTCTTCCGACGCGCCCGCTAAGGTGGGCCCCACGCACGGCGACTGGCGTACGGAGAACCAACTCCGGGGGAGTCGTGCGCGCACGACCGCACACAGGGCCGCTCGCCTGGGCCTCGCGGGGACGACACCGACATCGACCCCGGAGGAAACCGCCATGAGCGCGAACCACCGACACCCCGCCCTCGCCGCCACCGACCCCGAACTGGCGTCGTTCGTCGCGGCCGAGGAGACCCTCCAGGCGCGGACGCTGCGCCTGATCCCCAGCGAGAACTACGTGTCCGCGGCCGTCCTCGAAGCCTCCGGGACGGTCCTGCAGAACAAGTACAGCGAGGGCTACCCGGGCCGCCGCTACTACGAGGGCCAGCAGAACATCGACCGCGTCGAGGCCCTCGCCGTCGAGCGGGCCAAGGGACTGTTCGGCGTGGACCACGCGAACGTCCAGCCGTACTCCGGCTCCCCGGCGAACCTGGCCGTCTACCTGGCCTTCGCCAAGCCCGGCGACACCGTGATGGGCATGGCCCTGCCGATGGGCGGGCACCTGACGCACGGCTGGGGCGTCTCGGCGACGGGCTCCTGGTTCCGTGGCGTCCAGTACGGCGTGCGCGCGGACACCGGCCTGATCGACTACGACGCCGTACGGGATCTGGCGCTGGCCGAGCGCCCGAAGGTGATCTTCTGCGGCGGTACGGCGCTGCCGCGCACCATCGACTTCGCCGCGTTCGCCTCGATCGCGCGGGAGGCGGGCGCGATCCTCGTCGCGGACGTGGCGCACATCGCGGGCCTGATCGCGGGCGGCGCGCACCCGTCCCCGGCGGGGCACGTGGACGTCATCTCCACCACCACCCACAAGACCCTGCGCGGGCCGCGCGGCGCGATGCTGATGTGCCGGGAGGAACACGC
Coding sequences:
- a CDS encoding DUF3017 domain-containing protein, with amino-acid sequence MRAEPDTGNGAEPGETVNGSRPPARADGADADTPPAAPSGASAPAARASRRFPSVTHDTARPEGSGRAIPGAVSAPARQWPMLSVLAATAAGLLSTAFGHPRVGCLIIGVALIAAAVMRRLLPSVGMLAVRSRFTDMITYGVLGVAITLLALVMEPKPLLNIPFLESAVRFTVR
- a CDS encoding bifunctional methylenetetrahydrofolate dehydrogenase/methenyltetrahydrofolate cyclohydrolase, whose product is MTAQILDGKATAAAIKSELTVRVAALKDRGITPGLGTLLVGDDPGSRWYVNGKHKDCAEVGIASIQRELPATASQEDIEAVVHELNDNPECTGYIVQLPLPKGIDTNRVLELMDPAKDADGLHPMSLGRLVLNEQGPLPCTPYGIVELLRHHGVEINGAHVVVLGRGITVGRSIGLLLTRKSENATVTLCHTGTRDLSGLLRQADVIVAAAGVPHLVKPEDVKPGAAVLDVGVSRDENGKIVGDVHPGVAAVAGWLSPNPGGVGPMTRAQLLVNVVEAAERITSAG
- the glyA gene encoding serine hydroxymethyltransferase → MSANHRHPALAATDPELASFVAAEETLQARTLRLIPSENYVSAAVLEASGTVLQNKYSEGYPGRRYYEGQQNIDRVEALAVERAKGLFGVDHANVQPYSGSPANLAVYLAFAKPGDTVMGMALPMGGHLTHGWGVSATGSWFRGVQYGVRADTGLIDYDAVRDLALAERPKVIFCGGTALPRTIDFAAFASIAREAGAILVADVAHIAGLIAGGAHPSPAGHVDVISTTTHKTLRGPRGAMLMCREEHAKAIDKAVFPGLQGGPHNQTTAGIAVALHEAAQPSFTAYAHAVVANAKALAAALLERSFDLVSGGTDNHLILMDLTSRGVPGKVAAKALDRAGIVVNYNTVPFDPRKPFDPSGIRIGTPSLTSRGLTTEHMPMVADWISRAVDAAAKSDEPTLAGIRSEVAALLATYPAPGLPLS
- a CDS encoding glutathionylspermidine synthase family protein — its product is MKRHTIEPRPDWQKTVEEQGLIYPLTRYPDDSLRPYWDESAYYAFTLPEVEALENVVEELHAMCLAAAAHIVEHDRFADLGITDGRLAERIAESWRRRAEQPSLYGRFDLRYDGSGSPAKMLEYNADTPTSLVEAASPQWFWMEERFPGADQWNSLHERLVDAWRRQAELLPPGPVHFAHSETDELGEDLMTVAYLQETAEQAGLDTHALSVETIGWDSLSGRFVDEKLRFIRACFKLYPWEWLATDQFGPQVLGTYDHGGGSGTTAWIEPLWKMLLANKALLAILWELFPDHPNLLPAYLDGPRELAEPGGPGYAAKPLLGREGAGVTLHEAGEGGEPFVPVEGETYVFQALAPLPDFDGNRVVLGAWVVEEEAAGLGIRESAGPITDEYARFLPHVIL
- the rocD gene encoding ornithine--oxo-acid transaminase, whose amino-acid sequence is MSRTADAIRSADAHSAHNYHPLPIVVTSAEGAWMTDVEGRRYLDMLAGYSALNFGHGNRRLIDAAHAQLERVTLTSRAFHHDRFADFCAELAALCGKEAVLPMNTGAEAVETAIKTARKWGYKVKGVPDGHAKIVVAADNFHGRTTTIVSFSTDHEARDHYGPYTPGFEIVPYGDLTALAHAVTPNTVAVMLEPIQGEAGVLVPPAGYLAGVRELTRERNVLFMADEIQSGLGRTGRTFACEHEGVVPDVYILGKALGGGVVPVSAVVADRDVLGVFRPGEHGSTFGGNPLACAVALEVIAMLRTGEYQQRAAELGDHLHRELNLLVGGGAVTAVRGRGLWAGVDIEPSHGTGREISEKLMELGVLVKDTHGSTIRIAPPLVISKEDLDWGLEQLRSVLAAG
- a CDS encoding carboxymuconolactone decarboxylase family protein, translating into MQMSQLAPEVYKAVIGLEIAARKGLDPALVELVKIRASQINHCAYCLDMHAKDAIAAGESVERIVQLGAWEESRHFYTEKELAALALTEAVTVLTDGFVPDAVYAEAAAHFEDAELAQLIALIATINVWNRFAVTTRMTPGHYTPGMYKI
- a CDS encoding malate dehydrogenase, with product MTRTPVNVTVTGAAGQIGYALLFRIASGHLLGADVPVKLRLLEIPQGMKAAEGTAMELDDCAFPLLKGIDIFDDPNQGFDGANVALLVGARPRTKGMERGDLLSANGGIFKPQGAAINAHAADDIKVLVVGNPANTNALIAQAAAPDVPAERFTAMTRLDHNRAISQLAQKTGAAVSDIKRLTIWGNHSATQYPDIFHAEIAGKNAAEVVNDEVWLADTFIPTVAKRGAAIIEARGASSAASAANAAIDHVHTWVNGTAAGDWTSMGIPSDGSYGVPEGLISSFPVTCVDGKYEIVQGLDINEFSRTRIDASVAELVEERDAVRELGLI